Part of the uncultured Anaeromusa sp. genome is shown below.
AATCGGCGTCTTGGAAGAATTGAGCTTATGAAAGCGGGGGAGATGATTCGCGTTTGTGTATACGAAGAGCCGGTTGTTCAATATATACCCATGAAGAGAGAGGGCGAAAAAGATGAATTTAATTAGGAAATATACGGTGTTGGTGGAAAAGAAGCGCTACTATTGCGGCCTAGCAGTGGTGCTGTGCTTATGCGCTGTTAGCGCCTTTTATTGGAAAGAACATAGTCAGGCGAAAACGGCAACCGAAGAGGTTCTTTTGGTACGAGCCGGGCGCGTGACGGCGGCTGGAACCAAACAGAACTATGTATATTCTGGAGAAGTGCGCGGACGTTTTGAAAGCCAATTGTCATTTCAAGTCGGGGGAAAGCTGATTAAACGTTATGTGGAATTAGGGAGCATCGTTCATGCAGGCGATGCGCTTATGCAGATTGATTCCAGAGATTTGCAGCAGGTAGTAAACAGCAATGTTGCGGCTACGTATTCTGCGGAATCACAGCTCAAGTTAGCGGAAAATAATTTGAACCGCTATCGGCAGCTGTATTCGCAAGGAGCTATAAGTCAAGCGCAGCTAGATCAGTATCAAAGTGCATACGAAGTGGCCAGGGCTTCAGCGGCGCAAGCAGGCGCCCAGTATTCCCAAGGGGCTAATCAATTGGGCTATAGCGTTCTTTATGCAGATAAAGACGGCGTTGTTTCCAATGTAAACGTTGAAGTCGGACAGGTTGTCGGGGCGGGACAAGCCGTATTGACGCTTGTGCAAGAAGGCGAGAGGGAAGTAGAAATCAATGTTCCCGAAAACCGTGTGGAAGAGCTGCGCAAAGCAACGCAGATCAAAATAACCTTCTGGGCGCTTGGCAATATCGCTACGGAAGGTCGGGTGCGAGAGATTTCCCCTATGGCCGATCCAGTTACACGTACCTATAAAGCGCGCTTAACTCTGCTCAATGCACCGCCAGAGGTGAATTTGGGAATGACGGCTGCTGTGGAAATTGCTGACAGTCAAAATGGCTCGGTTAAGGCTCTTGTGCCGCTGTCTTCGATTTATCAAACAAACAATTCTCCTTGCGTATGGGTTGTAAAAGAGGGGGTTGTTCAGTTGCGGCCAGTTCAAACCGGCGCCTTTAGGGATGCCAGTATTGAAATATTGTCTGGCATTGAAAATGGAGAAGTAATCGTTACCGCAGGAGTTCATAGGCTGCGCGAGGGACAAAAAGTGAAAATCTCCGGAGGAACTAAAGCGTGAAACGAATCAATTTGACCGAATGGGCGTTAAAACATAAGGCGTTGGTATATTTTTTTGTCGGAATTATTTTTATAGGAGGCATTTATTCCTATCAAAACCTAGGCAGAATGGAAGACCCTGATTTTACGATTCGTGAAATGATAGTGACTGTAAATTGGCCCGGAGCGACGGCGCGGCAAATCGAAGAGCAGGTCACCGATAAAATAGAAAAAAAGTTGCAGGACACTCCTGGTTTGGATTATTTGAAAAGCCAGTCCACTCCCGGGCAGTCTAAGATTTACGTTGTTTTGAAGGACGATGCCGTCAGCGACAGCCAGATTCGACCCATTTGGCTAGAAGTGCGCAACATGGTTAATGATATTAAAGATACCCTTCCCAGCGGAGTTCAAGGACCGTATTTTAATGACCGTTTTGATGATGTATTTGGTTGTATTTACGCATTAACCGGTGATGGCTATAGTTATGAGGAGCTGCGCGCGCATGCGGAAAAAATTCGCAGAATCCTATTAACTGTACCCAATGTAAAAAAAGTCGAACTCACGGGGGTGCAAGCGGAAAAAATATATATTGAAATTGAGACAGTCAAACTGGCTCAACTCGGCATTGCGACTACCGATATTACGAATGCAGTACAAACGCAAAACTCCATGGCGGACTCGGGTATGCTCCAAACCTCGACTGATAATGTGCATTTGCGAGTCACAGGGGCCTTTGAAAATCTTGAGGGTTTAAAAGAGCTTCCAATCCGGGCGAATGGGCGAACCTTTCGCCTAGGAGATATTGCAAAAATTACGCGAGGCTATGTTGATCCTGCGGATTCGAAGATGTTTTACAATGGTCAGCCTGCAATTGGGTTGTCTTTGTCGATGGAAAAAGGGGGAAACATTCTTAAATTAGGGAATAACCTAGAGAAAACGGTGGCTCAAATTCAAAAAGACTTACCTGCTGGTTTGGATTTGTCTTCGTTTTCGAATCAGCCCAAAGTCGTCAAGGAATCGATTGACGAGTTTGTAAAGTCTTTGGCGGAAGCCATTATTATTGTGCTGATTGTTAGTTTTATTAGTTTGGGCGTACGTTCCGGCGTTGTGGTCGCCTTGTGCATTCCTTTGATCATTACGGGCGTTTTTATTTCCATGAAGATTTTCGGCATTGATCTCCACAAAATTTCCTTGGGAGCGTTAATCATAGCGTTGGGGCTGTTGGTTGACGACGCGATTATTGCCGTGGAAATGATGATTGTTAAGCTAGAGCAAGGCTGCACTCGTTTTGAGGCGGCTTGCTACGCCTATACTTCAACGGCTTTTCCGATGTTGACAGGAACCTTAATTACTTGCGCCGGCTTTATTCCGGTCGGCTTTTCTAAAGGGTCTGCTTCCGAATTCGTTGGAAGTATATTCTCCGTAATTACCATTGCGTTGCTCATTTCTTGGTTGGTTTCCGTATTGGTAACACCTCTTTTGGGATATAAATTGATCAGAGTTTCACCGCAGGCGCATGAAAAAGATGCGTATAATACTAAATTTTATCTTCTGTTTCGCAAGACGCTGTCTTGGTGCCTAATGCACCGGAAAAAAGTGTTGGCGGTTACCGCAGCATGCTTTGTTGGCTCTGTTTTCCTTTTGGGGCTAGTCAGGCAAGAGTTCTTTCCGGCGTCGGCTCGACCGGAACTGATTGTAGAAATGCGCTTGCCCGAAGGGGCTGCTATTCAGGCTACGGAGAAGGAGGCCGCCCGGTTTGCAAAGTATTTTGATGAAGATCCTAATGTAGTGAATTACGCTTACTATACAGGGCAGGGAGGGCCGCGTTTTGTGCTGACCTTCGATCCGGTTCTGCCGGACACCAATTATGCACAGTTCGTCTTTACGAGTAAAGATGTGAAAGGAAGGGAAGCTCTTGCGCGCAAGGCCCATGAACTGCTGGAGGCAGAATTTCCGGAGGTGCGAGGGAATATCAAGATTTTGCAGTCCGGTCCTTCGGCTGCGTATCCGGTTATGCTTCGAGTCAGCGGTTATGACCATAATACGGTGCGAGAGATTGCGGAGCAGGTGCAAAGCCGTATGGCGGCAAGCCATACCGTAACCGATGTAAATTTAGATTGGCATGAAAAAAGCAAAGTTATGCATTTGCATGTTGACCAAGATAAGGCGCGCATGTTAGGGGTCAACAGCCAAGCTGTGGCGGCTAACTTGCAGGCATTGCTCTCGGGAGCGACGATTTCTGAGTTTCGTGAAGAAGATAAAACTGTAGGGATTGTATTTCGTATCAATCCGGCGGACCGAAATGATCTTTCGAAGATTAAAGACTTGGCGGTTCCCATAGGGAATGGAAAATTTGTGCCGCTGGATCAGATTGCTAAGATTAGCTTTGAGGCGGAAGAAGGCCTTGTTTGGCGGCGTGATCTTAAACCTACGATTACGGTTCAGGCGAACACGGCTGAAGGCGTGCTTGGCAATGATGCAACACAGCAGGCGTATGAAGACCTGCAGGATCTTCGCAGCGCTCTGCCGCCGGGATATAGTATTGATATTGGCGGTTCTACGGAAATGAGCGTTAAAGCAATTGGGTGGCTTCTGGGGCCGGTTCCGGTTATGCTGGTTATTATTGTCAGCTTGCTTATGATTCAACTGCAAAATATATCCAAAATGGTGCTGACCCTTCTGACCGCTCCGTTGGGGATTATTGGCGTTAGCCTCGGCTTGTTGGTAACCGGGCGTCCTATGGGTTTTGTGGTTCAGCTGGGAATTCTCGCGCTGGCGGGTATTATTATCCGTAACTCCGTAATTCTTATCGATCAAATCGAGCAGCATATCAAACAAGGAGAACCTTTGCGGGAAGCGATTGTTAACGCAGCGGTAACTCGCTTTAGGCCGATTATGCTGACAGCGGCAGCAGCCATTTTAGCGATGATCCCGCTTGTGTCCAGTATTTTCTGGGGGCCGATGGCGGTGGCGATTGCTGGCGGGCTTCTTATTGCTACGATTTTAACGCTCTTAGTGCTGCCGACGATGTATGCCACTCTTTATAGAAATGAATTGACTGAGGAGGGAGACTCTCTAAAGGAGAAGTATTCTCAATAAACTAAGGCGTTGGTGTTTGGCCTCGCCCTCTTCGGAAAAGTGCCCAATTGAAACGGGTATTGATTGTGCAACAATACAATGAAATCCTATTGTTGGATGTTCTATTCTCTGGTATTCTGTTTATAGAGAAGCCTTGGTCGAAGACGACTGCCTGCTTGGTGCATTTTATGTTCCAGTAGGCAGTTTTGTTTTTTAGTTCGCTGATACAATGCGTTACGGATTAGAGGAGGTTGCGTAATGAAAGCTTATGGTTTGTGGATTGATGGAAAATGGTGTTTGACGAAAGAGAGCAGCCCGGTGGTTGACAAAGCGACCGGGGAGACTGTCGCGACGATTTCCGTTGCCGAAGAGGAACATGTTTTTCAGGCGGTAGAGGCGTCGGAAAAGGCGCTCCTTACTCCGATTGAACCCTATCAAAGGTATGAAATTATAATGGAGGCTAGCCGGATTTTACAGCGTGATGCGCAAAAGATCGCTGCAGATCTTTGTATAGAGGTTGGCAAGCCGCTTAAAGAGGCTTTGGGAGAAGTGGGGCGTGC
Proteins encoded:
- a CDS encoding efflux RND transporter permease subunit, whose protein sequence is MKRINLTEWALKHKALVYFFVGIIFIGGIYSYQNLGRMEDPDFTIREMIVTVNWPGATARQIEEQVTDKIEKKLQDTPGLDYLKSQSTPGQSKIYVVLKDDAVSDSQIRPIWLEVRNMVNDIKDTLPSGVQGPYFNDRFDDVFGCIYALTGDGYSYEELRAHAEKIRRILLTVPNVKKVELTGVQAEKIYIEIETVKLAQLGIATTDITNAVQTQNSMADSGMLQTSTDNVHLRVTGAFENLEGLKELPIRANGRTFRLGDIAKITRGYVDPADSKMFYNGQPAIGLSLSMEKGGNILKLGNNLEKTVAQIQKDLPAGLDLSSFSNQPKVVKESIDEFVKSLAEAIIIVLIVSFISLGVRSGVVVALCIPLIITGVFISMKIFGIDLHKISLGALIIALGLLVDDAIIAVEMMIVKLEQGCTRFEAACYAYTSTAFPMLTGTLITCAGFIPVGFSKGSASEFVGSIFSVITIALLISWLVSVLVTPLLGYKLIRVSPQAHEKDAYNTKFYLLFRKTLSWCLMHRKKVLAVTAACFVGSVFLLGLVRQEFFPASARPELIVEMRLPEGAAIQATEKEAARFAKYFDEDPNVVNYAYYTGQGGPRFVLTFDPVLPDTNYAQFVFTSKDVKGREALARKAHELLEAEFPEVRGNIKILQSGPSAAYPVMLRVSGYDHNTVREIAEQVQSRMAASHTVTDVNLDWHEKSKVMHLHVDQDKARMLGVNSQAVAANLQALLSGATISEFREEDKTVGIVFRINPADRNDLSKIKDLAVPIGNGKFVPLDQIAKISFEAEEGLVWRRDLKPTITVQANTAEGVLGNDATQQAYEDLQDLRSALPPGYSIDIGGSTEMSVKAIGWLLGPVPVMLVIIVSLLMIQLQNISKMVLTLLTAPLGIIGVSLGLLVTGRPMGFVVQLGILALAGIIIRNSVILIDQIEQHIKQGEPLREAIVNAAVTRFRPIMLTAAAAILAMIPLVSSIFWGPMAVAIAGGLLIATILTLLVLPTMYATLYRNELTEEGDSLKEKYSQ
- a CDS encoding efflux RND transporter periplasmic adaptor subunit; amino-acid sequence: MNLIRKYTVLVEKKRYYCGLAVVLCLCAVSAFYWKEHSQAKTATEEVLLVRAGRVTAAGTKQNYVYSGEVRGRFESQLSFQVGGKLIKRYVELGSIVHAGDALMQIDSRDLQQVVNSNVAATYSAESQLKLAENNLNRYRQLYSQGAISQAQLDQYQSAYEVARASAAQAGAQYSQGANQLGYSVLYADKDGVVSNVNVEVGQVVGAGQAVLTLVQEGEREVEINVPENRVEELRKATQIKITFWALGNIATEGRVREISPMADPVTRTYKARLTLLNAPPEVNLGMTAAVEIADSQNGSVKALVPLSSIYQTNNSPCVWVVKEGVVQLRPVQTGAFRDASIEILSGIENGEVIVTAGVHRLREGQKVKISGGTKA